From one Triticum urartu cultivar G1812 chromosome 3, Tu2.1, whole genome shotgun sequence genomic stretch:
- the LOC125548197 gene encoding isoamylase 3, chloroplastic-like isoform X2, protein MKGVLATCVSGSADLYQVNQRKPHHGVNFIIAHDGFTLCDLVSYNLKGHCGACWAFGVVECLQDRFCIPNGMDR, encoded by the exons ATGAAGGGGGTGTTGGCAACTTGTGTGTCTGGATCTGCTGATCTCTACCAG GTAAACCAGCGGAAGCCTCATCATGGTGTGAACTTTATAATAGCACATGATGGGTTCACCTTATGTGACCTTGTTTCATACAACTTAAAG GGTCATTGTGGTGCCTGTTGGGCCTTTGGTGTTGTGGAGTGTCTGCAAGATCGTTTCTGCATTCCTAACGGCATG GACCGTTAG
- the LOC125548197 gene encoding isoamylase 3, chloroplastic-like isoform X1, producing MKGVLATCVSGSADLYQVNQRKPHHGVNFIIAHDGFTLCDLVSYNLKGHCGACWAFGVVECLQDRFCIPNGMDISLSANKHLSPC from the exons ATGAAGGGGGTGTTGGCAACTTGTGTGTCTGGATCTGCTGATCTCTACCAG GTAAACCAGCGGAAGCCTCATCATGGTGTGAACTTTATAATAGCACATGATGGGTTCACCTTATGTGACCTTGTTTCATACAACTTAAAG GGTCATTGTGGTGCCTGTTGGGCCTTTGGTGTTGTGGAGTGTCTGCAAGATCGTTTCTGCATTCCTAACGGCATG GACATTTCACTTTCTGCCAATAAGCATTTATCTCCATGTTAA